The Limosilactobacillus panis DNA segment CAAGGCAGATCAAAGCCAAATTACTCAGCTAAGCAACGCCTTACAGGTTAAGTTGTCTGGTTCAATCATCGCCCAAGCGGCTGACGTTACCTTGACTTACACCGGTAAGGAAAACGAATATCCAACAGCCGCTCCTTTGGTTGGCATGAACGACGTTGGTAAAGGCTCAACGCTGATACTGTCATTTGACTATGTTGCCAGTGCTGATACTAAGCTTACTCCTCAATTAGACGGTGACCCTTGGATACCTTGGGGAGACATCGTTAACGCCACTCCTGCAGCTAAAGGTAAGAAGGGCAGCTATAGTATGACGATAACTGTCAATGATGATTCCTGGCAGAAGGGTAACGCCAAGAACCTATGTATTCGTTGTGACGGTTTCAAAGGCACGATTGAGATTACCAACTTGGTTCTTAAGTATGCTGACACGACCCTTAATGACGTCCAGAGTAGCTTCGATATGCTCCGTGACGACATTAATCTCCGTGTCACTAAAGGTGACTTAATCAGTCAGATCAATCTTGAAGCCGGTGGTGATGGCTTGATCAGCATTCAGAATGGCAAGGGTAAGTTGATGCTTGATGCCGACTCGGTTGTCTTCGGTAACAAGGCTTTTATCCCATCTGCGGCAATTACCGATATTCAGGCGGACCAGATCACGTCAGGCACCTTAGACGCTGGTAACATTCGAGTAATTAACCTCACTGCTGATAATATCCACGGTGGTACTCTTGATGTGGGTAACATGCACGTTAAGAATTTTTCCGCCAACGATATTGAAACTGGTACATTATCGGGTGTCACGATTAAAGCCGGAGATACAACTGACTTTTTCCAGACTTCGAAAGATAACATTTACTGGCTTACCAATAATGGAGACCAAAGTGCCGTGCTTGGAAAAGGAACGTACGCTGATTTCCCTGGATTTAATATTTTTGATAGCCGTGCTATATCTCTAGGAACGTACGCTGGATCATATTTACAAAATGGAACTATCGAAGACAATGGTGGTAGCTTCGGGCACCCCCAATTTAATATTGAACTTCCTGCCGACTCAGCTTTTAATTTGCTTAGTGAACATGGCGAAAGAACGGCTCCACTTGATAACGCCCGAATTAGTGGTTGGGTTGGTCCAAACGAGTACTTTTATTTAGAACAGAATAATGGGTTCTATGTTCGGTTGAATCAAGACCTCAACACTTCACAATTCAACATTCAGAAGGACGACCACTTTGGAGCCTATTTTGGCGAAGGAAACAATGGTAATCAAATCAACCTAGTCACTGCCGGTGGTACTGGAGCAAGTGTTAACGTTGATAGCGACTTTCACGTCACCGGTTCAAAGAACTCTATCGTGAACACCAAGCAAGGCTACCTGGCGATTAATGCTTATGAAACAGCCGAGTATTACTTCGGGGATATTGGTGAAGCTAACACCGGTGAAGCCTGCCAGGTTACTATCGGGATTGACCAGATCTTTAATGAAACAGTCAATACAGATATTACTTATCAAGTATTTGTCACACCTTATTCAGACGCTCATGTCTGGGTAAAAGAGCGCTACAACAATCGCTTTGTTGTCTGCTCCAACAATCCAAATGCTGAATTTGGTTGGGAATTAAAAGCAAAGCGCAAGGGCTATGAATCCAACCGCCTACGTCGTGTAAATGTTGATGTTAACCCCCTGCAATTGAAAGGAGAAACTAAATAATGAATGAACAAGTAAACGCTAATGATGTAATTAAGTACCTTCAACAAGAACTGACTGACAAGAACCTGGAGGTCGCTATCCTCAAGGCTAGGTTGTTCGATACTAAGAAGGATGAAACCAAGCCAGAAGAAAAGCCTGCACAAGCCGATGAACATCAAGAAGGTGAAAACTAATGGAAATGTACTTGAATAAGTTCACCTACGATTACGACGAAAAGGGCACTATTACGGATGCCCAAGTCGGCCTCTATGGTAACGATTCTGACGGCCAATACGTGTCGTGCAACCTCGTAATCAAGCCGGATGAACTTGGGACTCAAGCTGATGGCAAGACTGCTAAGACTTTCAATGACGTCACGATCACCGACATTTCAACAATCGCCAAGAACAAGATGATGTCTTACCTACAGGGGACCGATAATAAGGCTAATACTACTACAACAACAGCGGCAACAGGCCAATCGCAAGCATAGGAAGGGAATGGTTTAGATGGCTAATGCAATGCCGGAATTGGATTTATGGTATGAACCCTCACCTTTTCAAAATTCACAAGCCTATGAGCAAAAAAACCACAACTGGTCTGAGTTGCAAAACTTTGGTAAATATATTGGTACTTACGTTGAAGGTATTACAGACGGCTGGGAAATTCGTTTTGCTGCCCAACTTAATCAAATTCCGCAACCTAACGAAGTTATTGATGCGCGCGTAGATATTGAGAACCATACGTTCCCGGATTTACACGCGCATTTGATTAACATTGAAAAAACACGGGTCAAGTTTGAAGAATCTGACTATGAAAGTGCTGGCTCTGGTTCGCTGGCTATCAACCTTAAGGTTCGTGACTTAGGAACGGATTCAACAGGTATGTCTTACTCACCGCAAGGAACGGTACAGGAAGACACACCACGCATGGGCTATACGGAATGTCAAATTAAAGACTTATCGATTGTGCCAGGTTAGGAGGTTAGCTTATGAGTTTTAACCCACATGTAAAGCTATTCGTCGAAGATGACGAAGGCAATAAGATGCAGGTCTACCCCGAGACTGATATTGAATCATTGATTGGCTTCGGTGATCAGAACGGTGACTTGGTAGACCGAATTGCAAAACTAGAAAAGAAAGTGGACAACCTAGATAACCTTGTCCGCTACCATTAATAAGGAGGAATAAAAAATGGATCAAGCCACAAAAGCTTATTTACGAGATAAAGATAACAACAATCTGCTAGTAGCGTCAGACTGGTCAATCATTCAGAACAAGCCAGGAAATATCGCTACTACTGACCAATTGCCAAAGCTAAGTAATTGGCAGCGCGATGGAATTACCTACGAAAACGGCGCATACGACTGGGACCACGTTAATAATGGTTATAACTGTGCATATCGTGTTGCTGATATGGGCAGTTTTAAAATCATTGAGTTGCGTTTAGATTTCGGTGTTAACCAAGATATTGTTAACGAAGTTGAGTGCATTAAGCTTCCTGATGCTATTAAGCCAGACGGTGACGAAGAAATCACTATTAGCACTGATATCCGTGGGGTCATGGTTCATTTAAAGCCTGATCTTACAGTAGGCGTTTACTGTCAGCAGTTCGGCCAGGGAGATAAATACACGGCAAATGCAATGATTTCAGTACATCACGTATACTTCACGACCCTTTAAAGAGGTGGTTCCCACGTTTACATTAGGATGGACCATACCACACTATATTTTTTCGTTGTCTTGGGACGAATGGGCTTCGGTCCTTGCTATTCTTGCGGCAATTGTTGCTATTTTAAAATGGGCAATCAGTAAGGTCGATCTAGAATTATTTGGTCCCATTCGCAACCAACTACAAAACGTAAACAATAACTTGGAAGAATTTAATCGCCGCCAATCGCGAGTAGAATCACGTCTGGAAAGTGGTGATAAAAAGTTCATTCATCACGATGAACAGTTGCAAGACCACGAACGCCGAATCTCAAATTTGGAGGAATACAATCATGAGCGTTAAAACAATCAATGACTTTTTTAGCTGGGGTATCAACTCCGGCTTTTTTGTTGCAATCGTTTGGTTTGCTTGGGCATACGTCAAGCCAATCATGCTTGAAAAGCAAAAACACGCTAAGACGGTGCAAGAACGTGAACTGTTGGCCTTGATCAACCAATTGGCCGATAACGCGGTCAACAGCTTGGTAAGCAACCACGAAGTCACGGGCTCCGACAAGTTCAAGCAGGCCACCACGATGGTTGGTGGTGCCCTTGCCGATAAAGGCTTCGACGTTAAGCGGGAAACGGTTGAGCAAGCTGTACAATCTGCATACGAAAAGAGTGATCTGACGCCTACGGTTGACCCATCACAGAAGCCTCAAACTGGGGTGGTGGTAAGCCATGACTAACTACGGCTACGTATTAGACGTGTCCGCCTTTCAGCCCGGTGCGGTGTACTACAACTTCTGGGATAAATGGAAGGCGCGTGGCGTTAGGGGCGGTATTGTTAAGCTGTCAGAAGGAACGGGCTGGACGAACGGTTATGGCGCTGGTCAGATCGCTGCTATCAAGCATGAAGGACTGATGACAAGCGGTTATCACTTCTCACGGTTCCGTGGAAACTCGTATCAAGCCGTGCAAGAAGCTAATCTGGCTATTGCTTGTGCTCACCAGATGGGACTTCCGCAGGGTGCTCCACTGGTCCTCGACTATGAAGAGCGGTTAGGCTATCGTGGAAGCAACACTCAGGCCGCCATTGCCTTCCTGAAGTGCATTAAGGCGGCTGGCTATGTGCCAGTCTTCTACTCATACTCTGGTATGGCTAACCTGTGGGACCACAACGCTATCTACA contains these protein-coding regions:
- a CDS encoding phage holin, LLH family, with product MSVKTINDFFSWGINSGFFVAIVWFAWAYVKPIMLEKQKHAKTVQERELLALINQLADNAVNSLVSNHEVTGSDKFKQATTMVGGALADKGFDVKRETVEQAVQSAYEKSDLTPTVDPSQKPQTGVVVSHD
- a CDS encoding gp58-like family protein, whose translation is MADSTTPEQPTTPEQPTTPAQPILQPHSNTAIPHAIADYDTNLVQLNVWTGTKWVNIFDGNDFKNMSIDQHRVAKVVDDQVVQIDDAVKRADDAVEQAGKAVDSSNVNKAAIDAANSAIAEAKTAAESAIAATVKNATAIDQNKSAISLKADQTTVDTLNKTVTDNSAAVSVLNDEIKLKVDSTTVNNILDSKGFATTNTVQSLVDQKASQISQTIADVKTTVDGNGKEISSTNDKISNLTQAIDGIQTTVKDKADQSQITQLSNALQVKLSGSIIAQAADVTLTYTGKENEYPTAAPLVGMNDVGKGSTLILSFDYVASADTKLTPQLDGDPWIPWGDIVNATPAAKGKKGSYSMTITVNDDSWQKGNAKNLCIRCDGFKGTIEITNLVLKYADTTLNDVQSSFDMLRDDINLRVTKGDLISQINLEAGGDGLISIQNGKGKLMLDADSVVFGNKAFIPSAAITDIQADQITSGTLDAGNIRVINLTADNIHGGTLDVGNMHVKNFSANDIETGTLSGVTIKAGDTTDFFQTSKDNIYWLTNNGDQSAVLGKGTYADFPGFNIFDSRAISLGTYAGSYLQNGTIEDNGGSFGHPQFNIELPADSAFNLLSEHGERTAPLDNARISGWVGPNEYFYLEQNNGFYVRLNQDLNTSQFNIQKDDHFGAYFGEGNNGNQINLVTAGGTGASVNVDSDFHVTGSKNSIVNTKQGYLAINAYETAEYYFGDIGEANTGEACQVTIGIDQIFNETVNTDITYQVFVTPYSDAHVWVKERYNNRFVVCSNNPNAEFGWELKAKRKGYESNRLRRVNVDVNPLQLKGETK
- a CDS encoding alpha-amylase, which encodes MANAMPELDLWYEPSPFQNSQAYEQKNHNWSELQNFGKYIGTYVEGITDGWEIRFAAQLNQIPQPNEVIDARVDIENHTFPDLHAHLINIEKTRVKFEESDYESAGSGSLAINLKVRDLGTDSTGMSYSPQGTVQEDTPRMGYTECQIKDLSIVPG